A region of Acidobacteriota bacterium DNA encodes the following proteins:
- a CDS encoding AAA family ATPase yields MNRTTDVAVEGLAERVAGSRQKILTELRKVIVGQDDVVDEVLMALFCGGHCLITGVPGLAKTLLVKTIAQILDLKFKRIQFTPDLMPADITGTEVLDEENGHRALRFVPGPIFAQIILADEINRTPPKTQAALLEAMQEYHVTAAGRTYPLERPFFVLATQNPIELEGTYPLPEAQLDRFLFNVVMTYLSEDDEVQVVTDTTSTKKAEPSRVLDGAEILAIQDCVRQVLVAEEVVRYAVRLADSTRPGRGAKLDFIDKWVKWGAGLRASHALVIGAKARALLHGRVHVSVKDIQALAKPILRHRVLPNFYAEAEGITSDRIVDQLLDAVPVPASGL; encoded by the coding sequence ATGAATCGGACGACGGACGTGGCGGTCGAAGGCCTGGCGGAACGCGTGGCCGGGAGCCGGCAGAAGATCCTGACGGAACTGCGCAAGGTCATTGTCGGGCAGGACGACGTGGTCGATGAAGTGCTGATGGCGCTGTTCTGCGGCGGCCATTGCCTGATCACCGGCGTGCCGGGCCTGGCCAAGACGCTGCTGGTCAAGACGATCGCGCAGATCCTCGACCTGAAGTTCAAGCGCATCCAGTTCACGCCCGACCTGATGCCGGCCGACATCACCGGCACCGAGGTTCTCGACGAAGAGAACGGGCACCGCGCCCTGCGCTTCGTGCCCGGGCCGATCTTCGCGCAGATCATCCTGGCCGACGAGATCAACCGCACGCCGCCCAAGACCCAGGCGGCGCTGCTCGAGGCGATGCAGGAGTACCACGTCACCGCCGCCGGCCGCACCTATCCGCTGGAGCGGCCATTTTTCGTGCTGGCGACGCAGAACCCGATCGAGTTGGAGGGCACGTATCCCTTGCCGGAGGCGCAGCTCGATCGCTTCCTCTTCAACGTGGTGATGACCTACCTGTCGGAAGACGACGAAGTGCAGGTGGTTACCGACACCACGAGCACCAAGAAAGCCGAGCCGTCGCGGGTGCTCGATGGCGCCGAGATTCTCGCGATCCAGGACTGCGTGCGCCAGGTGCTGGTCGCCGAAGAGGTCGTGCGTTACGCGGTGCGGCTGGCCGACAGCACGCGTCCCGGCCGGGGCGCGAAGCTCGACTTCATCGACAAGTGGGTGAAGTGGGGCGCCGGCCTGCGCGCGTCGCATGCGCTGGTGATTGGCGCCAAGGCGCGGGCCCTGCTCCATGGCCGCGTGCATGTGTCGGTGAAGGACATCCAGGCGCTGGCCAAGCCGATCCTGCGGCACCGCGTGCTGCCGAACTTCTATGCCGAGGCCGAAGGCATCACGTCGGATCGCATTGTCGATCAGTTGCTCGATGCCGTGCCGGTGCCCGCCAGCGGGTTGTAG
- a CDS encoding DUF4159 domain-containing protein: MRQPRWVAAIALLVAAVWLATEVSAQIPVIGGDKFQGLTWTFVRIKYGSYQGEGAARNSQLAYWDDPWAIDAPAAEQNLSRRIKSVTAIEVGEPQVLTLEDEKLFEYPWIYIVEPSNLVLTEKEVVILREFLLRGGTLTLDDFHGPYEWDLTMRQLQRVFPDRQVVEIAPPHPIYSCFYRLDKYPQIPGLGSFLSGRTWEKGGFVARLRGILDDAGRPMVLINWNTDMGDGVEWSNAQEYPGYIRHTALAYQMLINEVIYSLTH, from the coding sequence GCGCCAGCCGCGATGGGTTGCTGCCATCGCCCTGCTGGTGGCGGCGGTGTGGCTCGCCACCGAGGTGAGCGCCCAGATCCCGGTCATTGGCGGCGACAAGTTCCAGGGGCTGACCTGGACCTTCGTGCGCATCAAATACGGGTCGTACCAGGGCGAGGGCGCCGCCAGGAATTCGCAGCTGGCGTACTGGGACGACCCGTGGGCGATTGACGCGCCGGCGGCCGAACAGAACCTGTCGCGCCGCATCAAGTCAGTGACCGCCATCGAAGTGGGCGAGCCGCAGGTGCTGACGCTCGAAGACGAGAAGCTCTTCGAATACCCCTGGATTTACATCGTCGAGCCCAGCAACCTGGTGCTGACGGAGAAGGAAGTGGTGATCCTGCGCGAGTTCCTGCTGCGCGGAGGCACGCTCACGCTCGATGATTTTCATGGCCCCTACGAGTGGGACCTCACCATGCGCCAGTTGCAGCGCGTGTTTCCGGATCGACAGGTCGTCGAGATTGCGCCGCCGCACCCGATCTACAGCTGCTTCTATCGCCTCGATAAGTACCCGCAGATTCCCGGCCTCGGCTCGTTCCTGAGCGGCCGGACCTGGGAAAAGGGTGGTTTCGTGGCGCGGCTGCGCGGCATTCTCGATGACGCCGGCCGGCCCATGGTGCTGATCAACTGGAACACCGACATGGGCGACGGTGTGGAATGGTCGAACGCGCAGGAGTACCCGGGGTACATCCGGCATACCGCGCTGGCCTACCAGATGCTCATCAATGAAGTGATTTATTCGCTGACACACTGA